The genomic DNA AAGCAACTGCTGGGGCTCCAGTGCCACAAATAGAAAACGGATATATTGTTAAAGACGATCAAGATAATGGTTTTTATATAGAACCCCATGGATATCTTGATGAAAATTTAAAAAAGCAAAGTCTTGATGCAGTCATTACTCCTACAAAAAATTTAGAATTACCCCTAGTTGGTTCTTTTGTAAAAGGTGCTGATGTAATCCCTAAATTGATTAACAAATTCAATCCAAAATATATACTTTCAAGCACCATAGGCGGAGATGCAAAATATTCAGGTTTTTTGAATAATTTTATTTCAGTTCAGGATTACGAAGAGGCATTAAATTGTAATCTTGTAGAGCTTAACAGTAGGCAATCTATTATGATTTAAATCGATCCAAAAAGATCTTTAATTAAGTCATTTAACTAGAAAGTAAATCAACTTTAAAAGGAGCTCAAAAAAATTAATTCATTTTTTTTTACCTCAATACTTTTATTAGCTTTAAATAGTAGCTATATATGTGAAAATTCAAAGCTTAATCTTGTGATGAGAAATGATATTAATGGTGACTTTTCCATAGTAGAAAAGATATCTGAGTTAAAGCCAGGAGCATTTATAAATATTAATTGGAATAAAAAAAAGCTTATGCTTCCATATTCTCTAAGAAAAGATTATATTTCCTTTACAGATAAAAAATGGGACTGGAGGTATCAATTTAATAAGGACGGATCGCCTGATATTAATAATCCTTCTTTATACGAACTACTACCTTCTGGGGAGATTAAAACACATTTTTGTGAAACAGAAGATAATAGGCCAAACTTATAATTTCAAACTAATGTTATAGATTATTTAACTTCTAAGCTTCTTTGTAAATATGAACAATCCAAATATCCAAAAGAGTATTTCAAGCTATGTAAAACTTGAAGATTACAAGATTTTTGATTATGAAATTCCAGAAATTTTTTTGGACTTCGTAATTATGAAAAATGCTGTAAATGTTACAACCAAATTAAAATTGGTAAAAATAAATAAGAATACCAGAAATCTAATTCTTGATGGTACGGATATATTAATAAAAAAAATATTTATAGATGACTCATTACTAGAAGAGGAATACTACAAACAGCAAAAAAATAACCTAAAAATTAAAAATATAAATAAAGAAAATTTTTTATTAACAATAGAAGGGGTAATTAAACCAAAAGAAAATACATCCCTTTTAGGAATGTATGAGAGTAATGGAATTATAACTACTCAATGTGAGGCAGAGGGATTTAGAAGAATAAGTTTTCACTCTGATAGGCCTGATATTCTAAGCAAATACACTGTGAGAATTGAGTCCGACAAGAATGATTATCCTGTTTTACTTTCAAATGGTAACATCGTAAAAGAAAATGATCTTACAAATAATCGACATGAAATAATTTGGGAAGACCCATATCCGAAACCTTCATATCTATTTGCATTAGTAGCGGGCAAACTTAATTGTGTAAAAGATAATTTCATAACAAAATCGAATAAAAAAGTAAAAATAAATATTTACGTTGAGTATGGTGATGAAAAATATGTCCAACATGCAATAAGTTCCTTACAGAAATCCATGAGATGGGACGAAGATAAATATAACCTTGAATACGATTTGTCATTGTTCAATATAGTTGCAATCAGGCACTTTAATATGGGAGCAATGGAAAATAAAAGTCTCAATATTTTCAACTCAAAACTAATACTCGCTAATTCTGAAACAACAACTGATGAGGAATTAGAGAGAATAGAGGGTGTGATCGCCCATGAATACTTCCATAATTGGACGGGTAATAGAGTGACTTGTAGAGATTGGTTTCAATTATCTCTTAAAGAGGGTTTAACAGTCTTCAGAGATCAACAGTTCACAGCAGACCTTCATAATCATGAAATCAAGAGACTTGAGGATGCAAAATTTCTTAGAAGAAATCAATTTAGAGAGGATTCTGGTCCAACATCGCATCCTGTAATGCCAGAAAGATACCAAGAAATAGACAATTTCTATACGACCACGATATACGAAAAAGGATCAGAAATAATTAGAATGCTTAACAAGCTTGTAAAAGATGAAAATTTCTATAAAGGATTTAGTAATTACATCTCAACATATGATGGGAAGGCAGCAACAATAGACCAATTTGTCGATAAAATTTTAGAGCTTAATAAGGAAATTGATCCTGAAGAATTTAAAGTCTGGTACAAGCAAAATGGCACACCAAAAGTTAAATTCAAGAGAATCTGGCATCAAACAGACGAAAAACTCACAATTGAAGCCTCCCAAAGTAATCCAATAAAGAAGAACCCCTATAATGATTTACCTCTAATAATTCCTATAAATCTGGCTATATTTTTCGGAGACAATAAAAGAATAGAAAAAACAGTTGTTTTAA from Prochlorococcus marinus str. GP2 includes the following:
- a CDS encoding MBL fold metallo-hydrolase, which produces MAFEATYLGSNGWLIKFKKTNLIIDPWLKGDLIFPPGEWFFKGSLEEEISIDKKIDLVLLTQGLPDHCHVPTLEMFRKDIPIICPKSAVETLKKIGFSSIKMLKPTEKTNLFNLSFEATAGAPVPQIENGYIVKDDQDNGFYIEPHGYLDENLKKQSLDAVITPTKNLELPLVGSFVKGADVIPKLINKFNPKYILSSTIGGDAKYSGFLNNFISVQDYEEALNCNLVELNSRQSIMI
- the pepN gene encoding aminopeptidase N; the protein is MNNPNIQKSISSYVKLEDYKIFDYEIPEIFLDFVIMKNAVNVTTKLKLVKINKNTRNLILDGTDILIKKIFIDDSLLEEEYYKQQKNNLKIKNINKENFLLTIEGVIKPKENTSLLGMYESNGIITTQCEAEGFRRISFHSDRPDILSKYTVRIESDKNDYPVLLSNGNIVKENDLTNNRHEIIWEDPYPKPSYLFALVAGKLNCVKDNFITKSNKKVKINIYVEYGDEKYVQHAISSLQKSMRWDEDKYNLEYDLSLFNIVAIRHFNMGAMENKSLNIFNSKLILANSETTTDEELERIEGVIAHEYFHNWTGNRVTCRDWFQLSLKEGLTVFRDQQFTADLHNHEIKRLEDAKFLRRNQFREDSGPTSHPVMPERYQEIDNFYTTTIYEKGSEIIRMLNKLVKDENFYKGFSNYISTYDGKAATIDQFVDKILELNKEIDPEEFKVWYKQNGTPKVKFKRIWHQTDEKLTIEASQSNPIKKNPYNDLPLIIPINLAIFFGDNKRIEKTVVLKTKKQEFIFRNVRSHLHIPLVTYFREFSSPVEWESDTTLDEKFLILKYEKDFFTLSNTVRELFKKIILCRLDEKPDHKVENKLISTLISFIKNKDINLYLLSELLSIPTFAEIESEMENIDPLKIYKTIDELNHLFGTKLKEVLYFKLQEIEKNLDKVWPEGKNERKLIETIWKLLLHGNDEEIKCKIINYVDSNSMTLAKSALNSFSRINCPERKIISNIFFNKWKNNSVVLDSWFSFNASIEIDEKTNSIERLFENKFFDSKSPNTLRAILNTFVTRNSNFHAMDGSGYKYIAKKIIDFDKLNPIVISRFVKVFSRYNYYSEPYKNNMVEAIKQIKKNKLSTNTKEVLDAIIE